gagatagcacatgccatgataaacttgaagttttcattttccatttttaaatgagctatttgagaattcagataagcatacactgaagaactagaagattcttcaagaattctcttgtgttgcttgttctcataataaattgattataccagctaaagttgggactaaaatCCCTGAATtttggaatatataaaaggtgaatatgggctcattcacctatcatgtgaaccacttataaatgcatatatgagatggttacatgtgtgtttattgtcaacctgcagtttggcatttaaAATTGcctttctcaattaagagcataattttcagattatgaaatcaagatagttcatcttaatgatgctggtttatatccaagctagtttagcattgaatacctcctattaatggctaaactattgcttataagaacaaagcctcatatgttgatctaagattttctaaattgcaaaCAAtaacacttgtatgcatcagaccaacaaaatatgataagtcctcccctcacaattggtttaggatcagaaatcaaatatttttactatctaataacttttgatgtgtggtatatgattaatttctctaccacagtGCACAAAGATAGGTTTTCCAAAGAATATTGGGGATatgtgttagtttttctaacatttggggatggaataaacagctgaaaaatatgctatatgaatcgaattatctttaatatgatcctcacttagaagataattcaagtcaaatgctagaagcatttgctgatccaaaattaaatatcatatttcagttaTAAATGCTACTATTAAAATtaaaagtccctgaaggataaagTTTACTGCACGCATAAAGCGTAGTAAACCAATCGGTTGCAAAgataacaatccttgaaaaatgataggagcaaatgatcaaaatgatcataatgatgaggaaatgagctctagaagagcccacgacataacatttcatgaaactccagaagaagttcaggtacctgaaaataaagaaagtgatgagatctcaacaagttatgtcgcttaggAACCGATACAAAATAATCATCGACGATATATTTAATCCAATATAGTGCACGATAttataaaagattgtgaggatcgggcctgtagtccagacacctaaagatgtcatgccatttaaatgcaagtcataacctatatgactcatttgattaaatcaatatgaagatccctgaaggatttaaaatgcttgaagcatataattcaaagtctcgagaaatgtactcgatcaaattacaaagatctttgtacggtttaaatcaATTTGGGCGCATGTGATATAATcacctcagtgaatatttgctgaaagaaggttacataaatgatgttatttgtccatgtatttttacaAAGAAAACAACATCATAGTTTGTTATATTTGTTGTTTATATTAATGGCATAAATCTCataggaactccagaagagctcctaAGGGAAAAACTTTGTCTTAATctacaaattgaatatttagtaGACGAGATCCTTATCCATCAATCTGTCTATACAGAAaaggtcttaaaacgcttttacatggacaaagcacacccattaagtacaccaaatgGGTGTTCGATTACATGAAGTGAATAATGATCCGTTCcgacctctagaagaggatgaggaactccttggtcctgaaatactctatctcagtgcaattggtgcacttatgtatcttgctaatgctaacaaggGTGGTGCAGATCATATTGGttgtgcagatgcaggttatttatccgatccCCATAAAGTTCGTTCTCAAATCGGGTATGTGTTTTACATGtagaggtactgtcatatcatgacgcttcacaaagcaatctattgctACTGCTttttcaaatcatgctgagataatagctattcatgaagcaagtagggaaagcgtatggttgagatcagtgattcattttattcgagaaaaatgtgggttggaatgtgataagaAACCTATAATATTATACGAAGACAATATTGCATggatagcccaattaaagggaggattcataaaatgaGATAGAACGAAACACATTTTACCAAAGTTATTCTTCACACATGATCTCGAGAAGAATTGTAATATCGTTGTGcagcaaatccgttcaagtgataatctagtagatttattcactaaatctttaccaacttcaacttttgagaagatagtatacaagattggaacGCAAAGACTCAATATTTGAAATaaagttttcatcagggggagtaaaatacgcgttgtactctttttcccttactaaagtttttcccatagggttttccttataagatttttaatgaggcagctattAATGCATATTactagatatgtgtactctttttcctttactaaaattatttttcgcggagtttttcctaataaggttttaaatggggcacattatcttttaatgaacatccaaagaggagtgttataaatatattttattatggaTGTCCATTTAGTACTCccttgtaaataagcttcctgaagaagcttatccatatgggactccgccgtaaatatgtttatctatttagtattctattggaaataagcctcctgaagaagcttatcctttcggtactccattatggataaatattacccccggtagaagattatctatatctggtacaatagcagcttacaagcaacttacacagcaacttgcagtagcagcttacaagcagcttgcagtagcagcttacacaacaacttcctttcttctataaatataggagatttcagttcattatgtacataagtttgaataatatatcagtttctctctgtacttgtctttactttacagtctttattttataacaaaccAACAAATATTattgattttataaaattgacaACCAAGTCAAAATATGTAACGTCAATTTAATTTGATTATTTGGTTTGGTTCAATTTTTTCAGTTTATCTTGAACATCCCTTAGTACCACtctaaggggtcatttggttggaAATAAGTTATCCCAAGATTAATTATCTCGGAATTAGTTATTCCGAAATTGTTATATCACCCTCCGATAGGGATAAAAGTAACATTATAATCCCAGGATAACTAATCTCGAAACTAATTATACTGCAGTTTTATCCCAGCTAAATATAGTATAGAGAAAATACCagttatgtccatttataagtagcttattgtaaaaattggccaattcataaaatattactaatattagccaattagctatttgtagcaaaaaaaaaaagtcaatattttgctttcttttgagtgggtgttattagaataaaTTGGATACATTTTAAGGAACTTGAATTTcaattttggaatgatttggtagagttttgaggtggtttagaagatgaacatgaaaaaatgatatgtgtatcacactgtgtatcagATATGTaacatatttgtatcaaatgtgtatcacaagtatatccatgtatacctgcgtatgagatacatgcgtgatacatgtgtcgcagaagaactttttgaactcgattttaactacgaattttgataccaattcagtccaaatcacctccaatcttcctcaaattttattTATAGACTCatttatatgttttcaatgaatctcaaccatacccattgaaaaagttctttttttgcttagatttttggaatcttatatatatatttttttgtatttcatcaccttatttgctaccccATTCATGAAATTTCATTTCCGTCTTACATCTAATGTTGCTAATTatacttaaaaatatggaaggagatctttgtgtgtgattcttggagagaaataacaccttatttcttttggtttttaatttttatatgtatttgactagttttgataaatttatgattaatggctagagattgataatttgaattttttttttggggatATTTCTATAAGATTCTTTATATGATAAACTAATCTCAAATTTAAGTTAGGATTAATGGTCTCTTATCCCTAGTATAAAACGAGCCCACGTGGGAACGGGGGGACAAAATGCACAATCAAGTGGGAGCGGGTCGGGTTTGATTTCTCAGTCACCAACCCAATTACAGACGTGAGACCACCCGGTATTTCTCCTACCATTATCCTCCCCATCGATCACACCACCACCACCGGAAAACCCTTCATTCCTGGCGAATCGCTAATTCAAAACCCTAAAATCATCCCTAAATTCCCACCCCAACCCTAACTAATCGTCATTCACAAAGCAAGCTCCATTCAAATCCCGCTGTTCCATTCCTCAATTCGATAATCCGATCATCAAATTGTTGAATCAAGATGGTGTTAGCACAATTAGGGGGGAGCATATCACGTGCTCTCCAGCAAATGAGCAATGCCACAATCATTGATGAGAAAGTTCTCAACGAATGCCTCAATGAAATTACACGTGCCCTTCTTCAAGCTGATGTTCAGTTTAAGCTTGTCCGTGATATGACTACCAATATCAAGAAAATTGTTAATCTCGATGATCTTGCTGCTGGGCACAACAAGCGTAGGATTATTCAACAGGTTATTTTTGCTTTCAATCGCcaagattgaattttttttgcTTATAAATTTGCTTATTTTGGATCGTTTGTAtacttttatttgatttttcaaGTCAACATTTGAACATTTGCATATGTTGTATAAGTGTGTGTCTGATGTCCTGCACTATCTTAGTGATTGgctttaaatttgaataaaatGTACTCTAGTACTTATTTACCTCTCAGGAAAAAATGAGCCTTCATAAATGTGCATGTTTGCTACTAAGTATACTACTCTTTGCTTAATTATACTTTTTCCTCGTCACATTCTTCCATTGACTCAAGACAATTTTCTTCTCTTGTATAGGCGGTCTTTAATGAGCTCTGCAAGATATTGGATCCTGGGAAGCCTTCTTTTACACCAAAAAAGGGGAAACCTAGTGTTGTCATGTTTGTTGGTTTGCAAGGTGAGTTGATAAAAATTTCCACtttaaatttatatattatatgatACCTTAGCAATTTGGTGATTATCACATGACCTCTTTGCTTTCTAACGGCAATAGGAATTTGCGTGAAGACATGTTGAATCCCGTTCCAATTTTTCACTTTGTAAGAGGGATACCcttatttattttgtaatttaCCACAGGGTCTGGAAAGACAACAACATGCACAAAGTATGCATACTACCACCAGAAAAAAGGTTGGAAACCAGCTTTAGTATGTGCAGATACATTCAGAGCTGGTGCTTTCGATCAATTGAAGCAGAATGCAACAAAAGCCAAGATACCCTTTTATGGAAGGCATATCCTCTTCTCAATCTCTTAGTGTCACCTTCTCTTTACAATTTTAGAAGCTTGATGAGGCTACAATCATCGTGAATGTTCCTCCATCCTTCTTTGTGAAGGTGTTCTACATATTGGTTGGTTAATTAAACTGATAAACAATGTCATAGGCTTAGGGATCAGAGATTTTAAGTGCATTTAGACAGAGAATCGGAGCAGGTCAAAAAGATtacttaaaataaaaaaagactcGTCAAAGAGATTAAAGTCATAGCTGTCAGCTGACTGAGAATCATTATGCAATATCTAATCATGAGTGGTAATAGTGAAACAAAAGTACATAACGTGTAGTTATCTGCTTATGAAATAGTTTCTTTAAATCTGGCTGAGGATTGCATATCTATTTGGATTCACCTTTTGTTATCTATTTGGCGAAAGTCCTTATTCTACCTGCTTATGGGAGGAAAGTCCTTAAGCTACTTTGCTCAAGAGCTCTCACCACTGAGAAACCAatgatttcttcttctcttcttttatttttatttgttcaaatcaAATGGAGGTGGATAGTTGTTTGACCTCGGTTTTGCCTAGTTGCTTCACCCTTGCGAAGAATAAAAGAAGTTCTTCATCTGCTTTTTGAATGGATTGAGTAGTCTGCTATTGTTGCATGTTTGCTGACTATGAAGTAATAATTAGTCAATTAGGTTCTGCTAATCTGCTTTTGCTGTTCTAAGCAACAGTATAggcaattttgtattttgatttaATGAATGTTTCTGCAACAGCTATACGGAGTCAGACCCTGTGAGAATAGCAGCTGAAGGTGTTGAGACATTTAAGAAGGAAAATTGTGATCTAATAATTGTTGATACCAGTGGGCGCCACAAACAAGAAGCTGCTCTTTTTGAAGAAATGCGACAAGTTTCTGAAGCAACGGTATGTTTTACAATGCTCCAAATATATGGTTAGCTTTAATAAGAAATGCTAATCTTTCTATTTGGTTTTCCAGAAACCAGATCTTGTGATATTTGTTATGGATAGCAGTATTGGTCAAGCTGCGTTTGATCAAGCTCAAGCATTTAAGCAAAGTGTCGCAGTTGGAGCTGTGATTGTTACTAAGATGGATGGTCATGCAAAAGGAGGTGGTGCCCTTAGTGCGTAAGTTTGCTTGCTACGGTTGTAGCAGTTACTATAATTGATAATGCCTTCTTTTGGTAATGAGCACTCTTGTATAACTAAATAAAACATGCCTTTGAGCACGTCTGGGCAACATCAAGGGTGACAACTTTAAACCATGTCAGTTGCAGAGCTTGtttggtcaaacttctaaaaactACTTATTTTAAGAAGCACTTTTGTCAAAATAACTTTtccaaaaagtacttttaaagaGAGGCaaattgtgtttggccaattcatATGAGAAGTGgttctttttagtatttgataACCAAGttgtgtttggccaatctttCCAAACAATGCTTTTGAGTGTCAAAGAGTATTAAGGTTCATTTACAATTAGTATTATTTGAATAGAGAAATGTTTTTAAATATTCTTTTATGAAAGgcagtaaataatttttttttatttagttaaaattttaaaataaactaataataTATATTAAGGCTTTTAATCATTATCTAtattctatatattattaaaaggagaggaaaaagcccTCTTCTTAAACTAAATGACGGCCTAGAAAAAAGCCACatggcataagtagttaataattagttattggttattgtttttgaatttaaatttctataaaataataaaataaaatattttataataaaaaacgaaaattaaaaaaagtgtccattcaaattggagagtagtttcaagttggagtttttaaattattttaaaataaaaaatcaatatcaatcaatatattattaaaaggagaggaaaaagccTTCTCCTTATGCCAAGTGGCAGCCTAGAAAAAAGCCACatggcataagtagttaataattagttattgattattatttttgaatttagtaTCTATAAAATAATCTTCTATATATTATTATAAGGAGAGGAAAAAACCCTCTCCTTAAGCCAGTGTTTTTGAGAGCGAGAAGCGCAAAAAAGCGACAGGGGCTCGCCTCGCTTCAAAAACGAAGCGCAAAGCGAAGCGCACGCTTCATTGAAGTGAAGCGCAATTCTTAAAAAACATAATGTAAACCTTGCAAAGACACAATATAAATAATCAAAGAGTTCAAtttatatataagaaaaaaacataatcaaataaactgaaaataatatatatatatatatatatagacaagcaaaatcacataaaaattaactttataaactgaaatacacataaaaattaataaataaaggctaaaatactaatcaaataaaaatataatatatatatatatatatatatatatatatatatatatatatatatatatatatataataattaactttataaattgaaatacacatacaaattaataaataaaggctaaaatactaaataaaaagaataaaaggaaaaataaatcgTGTCTGCCCTAGCTGTGAGCAGACGCCTGGAcgggaacaagaagaagaaagaagaaagaaaaaaaggagaaggagaaaaagaagaaaaaaagaagaaaaattacccGGAGGATTGGAGGAGGTCTCTGGCGACTTGAACCCTAGCAGTACTCAACAACAATTGATTTTGGGAAGAAGAGAGAAATGGTCTTCACTTTGGTCTTAGGGATATGTTTTGTATAATAAAAAAACAGACccaaattttttcttttaaaaaaactgACCTCTTTGAACAGAAGCGAGCGATTCTGCGCTTCTCGCTTCAAGGTCCCTTCGCGCTTTTTTGACTGAAGCGAGCGCTTCGTGTGGTCGAGTCGCCTCAGGCATGGAAAAGCGAGCAGCCATCGCTTTGCGTCGCTTCTCGCTTAAAGCGATCGCTTCGTCGCTTTTTAAAACACCGCCTTAAGCCAAGTGGCGGCGTATAAAAAAGCCACATGGCATAAAGTAGTtcataattagttatttagttaataattagttattggttattgtttttgaatttaaatatctataaaataataaaataaaatattttataataaaaaacgaaaattttaaaaaaatatcttgaatttaaatatctataaaataataaaataaaatattttataataaaaaacaaaatttttaaaaaaatataaatatctataaaatttaaaataaaaaatatttcaagattaataaaatatatatcttctcttatattacaaaaagaaagtgagcagacaaaaatattaaacaaagtaatatgctaataaaaattaaaaatactaaacattgaataatagaataaagaaaaatatagaacaaaaaagttattcaatgactatataagtccctttaattttATTATTGGGTATATCATATTGACAAATAAGATAACAATTGAAATTCATTAAAGCAATACGatctaatatgttcaaacaagcCCGATCacaatttagtttaattaatattttttaatattgactgtgcatcgcgcgggtacgactacaagtaatagttaaacaaaataaaaggaagaggAGAAGAGGGTTGTAATTATATTTGAGGGATGTATGGGTTAAATTAATGTGAGACAGTTTGGTAAATATAAATTTTcaataaggatatttttgtcttGAAAGAATCAGTTTCTGCTTTTGCTTCTTGGAAGAAGCGGAAATTTGTCGTTTTCCCCAAACAGCAGAAAACTGCTTATGCTGctgctcaaaagcactttttgTTTTTGGTACACCTCAAATCTCCGCTTTTGGCTTCCCAGACAATTGGCCAAACAGGCTAGCTTTCTGTTAATGTAATTTTTTGGTTGGGTAACACATATTCTTATAACCTCTTTCAGTTAAGTACTCTAAGCTATTGAACATGTTCCTTAGAAAATTATTATTCTTTATCTGACAAGTTCAATTTATATGGAAACAAAATGAGATGCTGTTCAGGGCTTGAAATTTGAAGGTTTCTAATTGGTACAACACTAAGCCATAACTTCTGCTGTTTCTTGTCTAGGATATGCACATATTTCCTGAAGTGTTGATTAAACTATGAATTCTACTGCCCTGTCCTGATATGTCCGTTCTTTTGCTTACAAGCActtctttttcatattttcaatTCCTAAATTAGATGAGTTTCATCAGTTATTTTAATGCAATGAAATTTATAACCTGATTTTGGGAGTGAACAAGATAtatttatctctctctctcttgcatGCAGAGTTGCTGCAACAAAAAGTCCCGTCATATTTATTGGAACTGGTGAACACATGGACGAGTTTGAAATTTTCGATGTTAAGCCATTTGTCAGCCGTCTTTTAGGTTTGCATCTCTTTTGTCAATTCCTCACCTTTGCTTGGACGCATTTTCATCTGCACTGTAATTTGATTTTCTTCCTGAACCAGCTCCTGCTTATTTGTGGTACTTTATATTGCTGATATCTGTTGTCCTATTGTGTCGATCTCTACCAGGCATGGGTGACTGGTCTGGGTTCATGGACAAGATACATGAAGTTGTCCCGATGGATCAACAGCCTGAGCTTCTTCAGAAGTTATCGGAAGGACACTTTACCTTGAGGATAATGTATGAGCAATTTCAAAACATACTTAAAATGGGTCCCATTGGCCAGGTTTGTTGCTTGCTttaaattttctgatttttctgaaAAAACATTCTCTTTTTCCATCGTTTTGGGTGTCAACCGTCAACTTCCTCATCATTTTGGTTGGAAAAGCTTCATCACTATCCAATTCATTTGGAAATAAGCAACTATAGTCCATCAGCAGGCGCTTTTGCTGTTATCTTAAGTTTATAGTTCCTGCAGTATAAATTTTCTTGAGTCCGTTTACAattttttttcccttcttttctttctgaTAAACCACAAATATTTACAGAATAACTTACTGCAAGCTCAAGATCATTTTCTAGTTCCTTGAATACAACTGAAAGGGATTTGTCAACCCTACCTCTTTTGCTCCCCCAACCCcgtcctctctctctctctctctctctctctcagttgACTTGATATCATCTTACAcgttttttatgtttctttgtggTATAGGTCTTCTCAATGCTTCCAGGATTCAGTGCAGAGTTGATGCCAAAAGGCCGTGAAAAGGAAAGCCAGGCAAAAATTAAACGATACATGACAATGATGGATTCAATGACTAATGAAGGCAAGTGATCTAATTCTAAGAGCTTTACGCATTAGTTGGTTTTAGAGTTTAGTTCGATGTTTTGATTTAAAATTCTAATTCGATTGCAGAATTGGATAGTTCCAACCCAAAGCTTATGACAGAATCCCGAATTATGCGGATAGCTAGGGGCTCCGGTCGCCAAGTGCATGAGGTCATGGAAATGATGGAGGAATACAAACGACTGGCGAAGATATGGAGTAAGATGAAGGGGCTTAAGATTCCAAAGAAGGGAGAGATGAGTGCCTTGTCTCGAAATATGAATGCGCAACACATGAGCAAAGTCCTGCCCCCTCAGATGTTGAAGCAAATAGGTGGCATGGGTGGTTTGCAAAACTTGATGAAGCAAATGGGCGGAATGGGTGGAATGGGTTCCGCTAAGGACATGATGGGTATGTTTGGTGGTGGAGACAAGTAATATATGATTACATCAAAGCACATTTTTACTGGAAAAGCATCTTAACCCCGGAGCTTCCTCTTGCCCTTTGTATTATTGGCCATAGATTTTGGAATTTTGGAATTATTGGAAGCAGATCATGTCAATAGAAGGAATTTCTTATGAGTTTGCTGCTTCTTGATTTTCTTGCTGTATTTATGTTGTCAGTAGGTATCTCAATATCCATTTTCTTAGATTAGAGAATGGTCATACCCCTCCTCCCGTTTGAGGAAGATATCTCAGGTGTTCGCGGATAGGTGGATGGGATGTGTCAAGAGTACAGATTGTTTGAGTATAACACTATAGATGTcaatgaaggggagccttggtgtAACGGTAAAGTTGCACCTATGTGACtaggaggtcacgagttcgagtcgTGGAAATAGTCTCTTGTAGAAATACAGGATAAGGCTatatacaatagacccttgtggtccgactCTTCCCCGAACCCCCcgtatagcgggagcttagtgctcAAGCTGCTTTGTTTTACTATAGATGTCAATCTTTTCTCTCAGTAGGCTTTTACTAGAGTGTTTCTCGACTCTCCAAATAGTCTCAGGTGTAGAGGTGATCACgctcaactatgccttataaaaaggactaaacgGTCGTTGAAAATATAATATCCGGTCTAAGaattcggaatcgaattccacagagaactaaggtttagctacaactgtttACTATCAC
This DNA window, taken from Nicotiana tabacum cultivar K326 chromosome 15, ASM71507v2, whole genome shotgun sequence, encodes the following:
- the LOC107778901 gene encoding signal recognition particle subunit SRP54 2 gives rise to the protein MVLAQLGGSISRALQQMSNATIIDEKVLNECLNEITRALLQADVQFKLVRDMTTNIKKIVNLDDLAAGHNKRRIIQQAVFNELCKILDPGKPSFTPKKGKPSVVMFVGLQGSGKTTTCTKYAYYHQKKGWKPALVCADTFRAGAFDQLKQNATKAKIPFYGSYTESDPVRIAAEGVETFKKENCDLIIVDTSGRHKQEAALFEEMRQVSEATKPDLVIFVMDSSIGQAAFDQAQAFKQSVAVGAVIVTKMDGHAKGGGALSAVAATKSPVIFIGTGEHMDEFEIFDVKPFVSRLLGMGDWSGFMDKIHEVVPMDQQPELLQKLSEGHFTLRIMYEQFQNILKMGPIGQVFSMLPGFSAELMPKGREKESQAKIKRYMTMMDSMTNEELDSSNPKLMTESRIMRIARGSGRQVHEVMEMMEEYKRLAKIWSKMKGLKIPKKGEMSALSRNMNAQHMSKVLPPQMLKQIGGMGGLQNLMKQMGGMGGMGSAKDMMGMFGGGDK